From Spirosoma aerolatum, one genomic window encodes:
- a CDS encoding flavin monoamine oxidase family protein, which produces MTEPTTLYDVVVIGAGYAGLTATHELLKAGKTVLLVEARDRVGGRVWTQRFDDGTYVDLGGAWVGPTQERLYAMAREFGVETYKTYDEGKSTQYFRGQVKRYKGLIPPLPIGALLSLDAAIKKLNKLSKAVDLAEPWATPNAPYLDSMTLASWMNGQMRFDVARQFFKVAAEAIWAADPTEISLLHALFYTKSCRDLDTLMNIKNGAQEERFVGGAQTIADRLAATFTHQLVFDSPVKAVIQGENDISVVTPKETYKGKRVIITVPPALQTRIDFQPILPVQRAQLIQRMPMGSVWKCYAIYEKPFWREQGLNGLAATPDGHVTVTFDNSPNDGSYGVLMGFVLGNQAKAFAGLSDSDRKLSALHSFATFFGTQALSPVRYLDHSFMNEEWSRGCYAGLMGPGVWTTLGPALRQPVGRIHWAGTETSDIWNGYIDGAIRSGERVATEVMIHGE; this is translated from the coding sequence ATGACTGAGCCAACTACGTTATACGATGTTGTTGTTATTGGGGCGGGCTATGCCGGTCTGACCGCCACGCACGAACTCCTTAAAGCAGGAAAAACGGTCTTATTAGTTGAAGCCCGTGACCGCGTTGGAGGCCGGGTCTGGACGCAACGGTTCGACGATGGCACCTATGTTGATCTTGGTGGTGCCTGGGTCGGGCCAACGCAGGAGCGACTGTATGCCATGGCTCGTGAATTCGGCGTTGAAACGTACAAGACCTACGACGAAGGCAAAAGCACGCAGTATTTTCGGGGGCAAGTCAAGCGATACAAAGGGTTAATTCCTCCGCTGCCCATCGGTGCGCTGCTGAGCCTGGACGCTGCGATCAAGAAACTGAACAAACTCTCGAAAGCTGTTGATCTGGCTGAGCCCTGGGCAACACCCAATGCTCCTTATCTTGACTCGATGACACTGGCAAGCTGGATGAACGGGCAAATGCGTTTCGACGTAGCCCGGCAGTTTTTCAAAGTAGCAGCCGAAGCCATCTGGGCCGCCGACCCCACCGAAATATCACTTCTTCATGCACTGTTTTACACAAAGTCATGCCGTGATCTGGACACGTTGATGAATATCAAAAATGGAGCGCAGGAGGAGCGGTTTGTAGGTGGGGCTCAGACAATTGCCGACCGACTGGCGGCTACGTTCACCCATCAACTTGTTTTCGATTCACCCGTCAAAGCCGTTATTCAGGGCGAAAATGATATCAGCGTAGTAACCCCAAAAGAAACTTATAAAGGCAAACGGGTTATCATTACGGTGCCGCCAGCGCTCCAGACTCGTATTGATTTCCAGCCAATTCTTCCCGTCCAACGCGCCCAGTTGATTCAGCGAATGCCAATGGGATCGGTATGGAAATGTTACGCCATCTACGAAAAGCCGTTCTGGCGCGAACAGGGCTTGAATGGCTTAGCAGCAACACCTGATGGCCACGTAACTGTTACATTCGACAACTCGCCCAACGATGGTTCGTATGGTGTATTGATGGGATTTGTACTTGGTAATCAGGCTAAAGCGTTTGCAGGTTTGTCGGACAGCGACCGAAAATTGTCGGCTCTCCATTCCTTTGCTACTTTTTTCGGGACACAGGCGCTCAGCCCAGTCCGGTATCTCGACCATAGTTTTATGAATGAAGAGTGGTCGCGCGGGTGTTACGCGGGCCTGATGGGACCGGGTGTATGGACAACCCTTGGGCCAGCCTTACGCCAACCTGTTGGACGCATTCACTGGGCTGGTACCGAAACCTCCGATATCTGGAATGGCTATATCGACGGTGCTATTCGATCTGGTGAACGAGTGGCCACCGAAGTGATGATACATGGCGAATAA
- a CDS encoding RidA family protein — translation MTFIQTPNAPVPGGHYSQAVVHNDLVFISGILPITPNGQKLTDATVAEQTKQILANLDAILQAAGSQRDQVLKVSVFITDMSAWATVNALYSDFFGNHRPARSVVPVNPLHYGFAIELEATAVI, via the coding sequence ATGACGTTTATCCAGACGCCAAATGCACCTGTACCGGGTGGCCACTATTCGCAAGCGGTTGTCCACAATGATCTGGTGTTTATATCGGGCATTTTACCGATCACACCCAATGGCCAGAAATTGACCGATGCTACCGTGGCCGAACAAACAAAACAGATTCTGGCTAATCTGGACGCCATCTTACAGGCAGCCGGAAGCCAGCGCGATCAGGTTTTGAAGGTTAGTGTGTTTATTACGGATATGAGTGCCTGGGCTACGGTCAATGCGCTATATTCGGATTTTTTTGGCAATCATCGTCCGGCCCGGTCGGTTGTCCCGGTTAATCCTTTACACTACGGTTTTGCCATTGAATTGGAAGCAACGGCGGTTATTTGA
- the trpA gene encoding tryptophan synthase subunit alpha, translating into MTLTQNRITDLFSQKSERLLNVYFTAGFPQLNDTMTILRGLQAAGVDLVEIGMPYSDPVADGETIQQSNGKALDNGMSLKTLFDQLEGCRQEQSSDPVTVPILLMGYINPVLQYGVEAFCKKCQEVGVDGVILPDLPLDLYLADYAPTFREYGILNVNLITPQTTESRIRHIDEESDGFIYMVSSASITGSTKGISDSMRAYFERIQAMNLRNPRLIGFGINNHDTFDTACEYANGAIVGSAFIRHLEEKGTSADSILEFVHTIRA; encoded by the coding sequence ATGACCTTAACCCAAAACCGCATTACCGACTTATTTTCTCAGAAAAGTGAGCGATTGCTAAATGTATATTTTACAGCCGGGTTCCCGCAACTTAACGATACCATGACCATTCTGCGCGGTTTGCAGGCGGCTGGTGTCGATCTGGTTGAGATTGGTATGCCCTACTCCGACCCGGTTGCCGATGGCGAAACCATTCAGCAAAGCAATGGCAAAGCGCTGGACAACGGTATGTCGTTGAAAACGCTGTTCGACCAGTTGGAAGGTTGCCGTCAGGAACAGTCCAGCGATCCAGTCACCGTACCGATTCTGCTGATGGGATACATCAATCCGGTTCTGCAATATGGTGTCGAAGCGTTCTGTAAAAAATGTCAGGAAGTAGGCGTTGATGGCGTTATTCTGCCCGACCTTCCCCTGGATTTATACCTGGCCGATTACGCACCGACTTTCCGGGAATACGGAATTCTGAACGTAAACCTGATTACGCCACAAACCACCGAAAGTCGCATTCGGCACATCGACGAAGAATCGGACGGGTTTATTTATATGGTATCGTCGGCTAGTATTACTGGATCAACCAAAGGTATCAGCGATTCCATGCGTGCGTACTTCGAGCGTATTCAGGCCATGAATCTTCGAAATCCGCGCCTGATTGGTTTTGGTATCAATAACCATGATACGTTCGACACAGCTTGCGAGTATGCCAACGGGGCCATTGTAGGTAGTGCGTTCATTCGTCATCTGGAAGAGAAAGGCACATCGGCCGATAGCATTCTTGAGTTTGTGCACACGATTCGGGCGTAG
- the hisIE gene encoding bifunctional phosphoribosyl-AMP cyclohydrolase/phosphoribosyl-ATP diphosphatase HisIE, whose product MNSEINFDKSPDGLVPAVIQDAETGKVLMLGYMNQEAYNKTVAENIVTFFSRSKQRLWTKGETSNNFLHVREILVDCDGDTLLIKASPAGPVCHTGAATCFQEVNQGKGQFLNYLQQVIHDRKVNPSDQSYTASLFNKGVNKIAQKVGEEAVELVIEAKDNNDHLFKGEAADLLFHFLVLLEQKNIQLDDIVTVLQGRHSKQ is encoded by the coding sequence ATGAATTCCGAAATCAATTTTGATAAATCGCCCGACGGTCTGGTTCCTGCCGTTATTCAGGATGCCGAAACGGGTAAAGTGCTGATGCTGGGCTATATGAACCAGGAAGCCTACAACAAAACCGTTGCCGAAAACATAGTCACGTTTTTCAGCCGCAGCAAACAGCGACTCTGGACGAAGGGTGAAACATCCAACAACTTTCTGCATGTACGGGAAATTTTGGTCGACTGTGATGGCGATACCCTGTTGATTAAAGCCAGCCCAGCCGGGCCGGTTTGCCACACGGGTGCCGCCACCTGTTTTCAGGAAGTAAACCAGGGTAAAGGGCAATTTCTGAACTATTTGCAGCAGGTGATCCACGACCGGAAAGTTAATCCTTCCGACCAGTCGTATACAGCCAGCTTGTTTAACAAGGGGGTTAACAAGATTGCCCAGAAAGTTGGCGAAGAGGCCGTCGAACTGGTCATTGAAGCGAAAGACAACAACGACCACCTGTTCAAAGGCGAAGCAGCCGACCTGTTATTCCACTTTCTGGTACTGCTAGAGCAGAAAAATATTCAGCTTGACGACATTGTGACGGTATTGCAGGGGCGTCATTCAAAACAATAA
- a CDS encoding phage holin family protein: MGLIIRILISAVAVYIASIFIPGIHVSGGAGTYLMVAIVLGFLNAFIKPILTILTIPITIITLGLFLLVLNVLMVYLTAYLIPSFHVSGFIAALLFSFVVSIVTSLLDAIV, translated from the coding sequence ATGGGATTGATTATTCGCATCCTGATTAGCGCAGTAGCCGTTTACATCGCTAGTATATTTATTCCGGGTATTCATGTTTCGGGCGGAGCCGGTACTTACTTGATGGTAGCTATCGTTCTGGGCTTCCTGAACGCCTTTATTAAGCCCATTCTGACCATACTGACTATTCCCATCACGATTATTACGCTGGGGCTTTTTCTGCTGGTTTTGAACGTGCTCATGGTTTACCTGACTGCGTACCTGATTCCAAGTTTTCACGTAAGCGGATTCATTGCCGCACTGCTGTTCAGTTTTGTCGTGTCAATTGTGACTTCTTTACTGGACGCCATTGTGTAA
- the trpB gene encoding tryptophan synthase subunit beta, whose amino-acid sequence MQTTLEPQTSFEVSDKGFYGHFGGAFIPEMLYPNVEELRQNYLNIINDPAFQAEFWQLLEDYVGRPTPLFLARRLSEKVGATVYLKREDLCHTGAHKVNNTIGQILVAQRLGKKRIVAETGAGQHGVATATVCALMGLECIVYMGSIDMERQKPNVDRMRMLGATVVPATSGSQTLKDATNEAMRHWINNPVDTHYIIGSVVGPHPYPDMVARFQSVISEEVKKQLFAKTGRQNPDYVVACVGGGSNAAGAFFHYLNEPTVRLVAAEAAGQGVNSGHSAATTALGKPGVLHGSRTILMQTEDGQVIEPYSISAGLDYPGIGPLHAHLFDSGRGDFYAISDDEALQAGFQLSKLEGIIPALESAHALAALEKMNLKPDDVVVVCLSGRGDKDLSTYSKHL is encoded by the coding sequence ATGCAAACCACTCTCGAACCCCAAACCTCTTTCGAGGTATCCGATAAAGGATTTTATGGCCACTTTGGCGGAGCGTTCATCCCGGAAATGCTCTATCCGAACGTCGAAGAACTACGCCAGAATTACCTCAATATCATTAACGATCCAGCGTTTCAGGCCGAATTCTGGCAATTGCTCGAAGATTATGTTGGTCGGCCAACCCCTTTATTCCTGGCCAGGCGGCTATCGGAAAAAGTAGGCGCAACGGTTTACCTAAAACGCGAAGACCTGTGTCATACAGGGGCGCACAAGGTAAACAACACGATTGGCCAGATTCTGGTAGCCCAACGACTGGGTAAAAAACGAATTGTAGCCGAAACCGGCGCAGGTCAGCATGGCGTAGCGACAGCTACCGTTTGTGCCCTGATGGGCCTCGAATGCATCGTTTACATGGGCAGTATCGATATGGAGCGCCAGAAACCCAACGTCGACCGGATGCGGATGCTAGGTGCCACGGTTGTTCCAGCTACGTCGGGTAGCCAGACGCTGAAAGATGCAACCAACGAAGCCATGCGTCACTGGATCAATAACCCCGTCGATACGCACTACATCATCGGTTCGGTAGTTGGGCCACACCCCTACCCCGATATGGTTGCCCGTTTTCAGTCGGTCATCTCCGAAGAAGTAAAGAAACAACTGTTTGCGAAAACGGGGCGTCAGAACCCAGATTACGTAGTAGCCTGTGTAGGCGGGGGTAGCAATGCAGCCGGTGCCTTTTTCCATTACCTCAACGAGCCCACCGTTCGTCTGGTAGCGGCCGAAGCGGCAGGACAGGGTGTAAACTCTGGCCATTCGGCAGCCACAACAGCGTTAGGCAAACCCGGTGTATTACACGGCAGTCGTACGATTCTGATGCAAACCGAAGACGGTCAGGTTATTGAACCGTATTCGATTTCTGCTGGTCTCGATTATCCGGGTATCGGTCCACTTCACGCCCACCTGTTCGATTCGGGCCGGGGCGATTTCTACGCCATTAGCGACGACGAAGCCCTCCAGGCAGGCTTTCAGCTTAGCAAGCTGGAAGGCATTATTCCCGCACTGGAATCGGCACACGCTCTGGCTGCCCTTGAAAAAATGAATCTTAAGCCCGACGATGTTGTCGTCGTCTGTCTGTCAGGACGGGGTGATAAAGATTTAAGCACGTATTCAAAGCATCTGTAA
- a CDS encoding ABC transporter permease, with protein MIGSYIKTARRNLLRNKLFSAINMVGLAISMSVGLLLIAFVLDLYSYDKFHQYGDRIYRITNVLTTNGDRGKFATTSLKTGKLIRQKVAGAKVTILRNDFTQDAHVGDKILPIKGFWADPSVFTIFTFPMLEGNPETALKDPYSIVLTETAAQKLFGNDDALGKVVRFDTLDYQVTGVIKDVPFFSHIHFEALVSLSTAEQLNRSNFDKWANTPSNFVYMLLPEQTDRASIQSELDAIAREESRIEANTKVQFELLPLYKIVVGENLRRSEGSGYVGPHMPPTVLWILGGLALVVILSACFNYTNLSMARAMRRFKEVGLRKAIGAGKSQVWQQFLVEAIMISLASLLLSFILFLILRPQLISLAPEMQRTVKLSLTPTMVITFIIFSVTVGGIAGLMPALFFSKVSAISALRNVSTVKVFKYATLRRALVVIQYTLTLIFITATAIGYVQYKNILAFDLGFNTENILNINMQGNKPDAFLKELREMPEVTALSRSLIITSVGNAWGGYMKYTDSRDSALVLTNHVDENYLALHDYKLIAGGNFKAHPTTTEAATEVIVNQQVLKRFNIGNNNPEKAIGKEVTFSSFHGTRRMTIIGVMKDFHYGKVDNLIEPVAFMAWTPDDRAIINAKIHPTDLLATRAKIESAWKKIDRVHPLQAKFYTQEIEDAYSEFSAMVKIIGFLSFLAISIASMGLFGMVAYTTETRLKEISIRKVMGASSGSLIYLLSRGFLVMLSVSALIALPVTYLFFEKMVLTRFPYHTPVQVTELFIGLLAVLLIAFLMIGSQTMKAAKSNPVDVLKGE; from the coding sequence ATGATCGGGAGTTACATCAAAACAGCACGACGCAATTTATTGCGTAACAAGCTTTTCTCAGCCATCAATATGGTCGGCCTGGCTATCAGTATGTCCGTTGGCTTACTACTGATTGCGTTCGTACTCGACCTGTATTCATACGATAAATTCCACCAGTATGGGGACAGGATCTATCGCATCACCAACGTTCTGACAACTAATGGCGACCGAGGCAAGTTTGCTACCACATCGCTAAAGACGGGTAAGCTTATCCGGCAGAAAGTGGCAGGGGCAAAGGTGACAATTCTTCGCAACGACTTTACGCAAGACGCACATGTTGGCGATAAGATTCTCCCGATCAAGGGATTCTGGGCCGACCCATCCGTATTTACCATCTTTACCTTTCCGATGCTGGAAGGGAATCCAGAAACAGCGCTGAAAGACCCCTACTCGATTGTTCTGACAGAAACGGCAGCCCAAAAGCTGTTTGGCAACGACGATGCGCTCGGCAAGGTAGTCCGGTTCGACACACTCGATTATCAGGTAACAGGGGTTATAAAAGACGTCCCCTTCTTTTCGCACATCCACTTCGAAGCGCTGGTATCGCTATCCACGGCTGAGCAACTGAACCGAAGCAACTTCGACAAATGGGCCAATACGCCATCGAACTTCGTGTATATGCTGCTGCCGGAACAGACCGATAGGGCATCAATCCAGTCGGAGCTGGACGCCATTGCCAGGGAAGAAAGCCGTATCGAAGCCAATACGAAGGTTCAATTCGAGCTTCTGCCCTTGTATAAAATTGTTGTTGGCGAAAACCTCCGTCGCTCGGAAGGGAGTGGCTACGTAGGCCCGCATATGCCCCCAACTGTACTCTGGATTCTTGGGGGGCTGGCACTCGTGGTGATTCTGTCGGCCTGTTTCAACTATACCAATCTGTCGATGGCCCGCGCCATGCGTCGTTTCAAGGAAGTAGGTCTTCGAAAAGCAATCGGTGCCGGAAAGAGCCAGGTCTGGCAACAGTTTCTGGTAGAAGCAATTATGATTTCGCTGGCCTCCCTCCTGCTTTCGTTTATCCTTTTTCTGATCTTACGGCCGCAACTGATAAGTCTGGCGCCGGAGATGCAGCGAACGGTGAAACTCTCACTTACGCCGACTATGGTCATTACGTTTATTATCTTTTCGGTTACTGTAGGGGGTATTGCTGGCCTCATGCCTGCCCTGTTCTTCTCGAAAGTCAGCGCAATTAGTGCGCTCAGGAATGTATCGACTGTTAAGGTATTCAAATACGCCACCCTCCGTCGCGCCCTGGTGGTGATTCAATACACACTTACGCTCATTTTTATTACGGCAACCGCCATTGGCTACGTACAATACAAAAACATCCTGGCCTTCGATCTGGGGTTCAATACCGAAAACATTCTGAACATCAATATGCAGGGCAATAAACCCGACGCTTTCTTAAAAGAACTGCGTGAGATGCCGGAAGTAACGGCCTTATCCCGATCGTTGATCATCACCAGCGTTGGCAATGCCTGGGGAGGCTACATGAAATATACCGATTCGCGCGATTCGGCACTGGTTCTGACAAACCACGTCGATGAAAACTACCTGGCACTGCATGATTATAAACTCATTGCGGGAGGAAATTTCAAGGCACATCCTACCACAACCGAGGCCGCTACCGAGGTGATCGTTAACCAGCAAGTCCTGAAACGATTCAACATAGGCAACAATAACCCTGAAAAAGCCATCGGGAAAGAGGTCACCTTTAGCAGTTTTCACGGCACTCGCCGGATGACCATTATTGGGGTCATGAAAGACTTCCACTATGGCAAGGTCGACAACCTTATCGAGCCGGTCGCTTTTATGGCCTGGACACCCGACGACAGAGCCATTATCAACGCCAAAATTCATCCTACTGACCTCCTGGCCACCCGAGCCAAAATTGAGTCGGCCTGGAAGAAGATCGACCGGGTTCATCCCTTACAAGCTAAATTTTATACTCAGGAAATAGAAGATGCCTATAGCGAATTTTCGGCTATGGTCAAGATCATTGGGTTCCTTTCCTTCCTGGCTATTTCGATTGCCTCAATGGGCCTGTTCGGTATGGTCGCCTACACAACCGAAACCCGCCTGAAGGAGATTAGCATCCGTAAAGTAATGGGAGCCAGTTCCGGCAGCCTTATCTACTTGCTAAGTCGTGGTTTTCTGGTTATGCTGTCCGTATCGGCCCTCATCGCACTCCCCGTAACCTATCTTTTCTTCGAGAAGATGGTGCTGACCCGTTTTCCATATCACACACCCGTGCAGGTTACCGAACTGTTTATTGGCTTGCTGGCCGTATTGCTGATTGCCTTCCTGATGATCGGATCGCAGACGATGAAGGCCGCAAAAAGTAATCCGGTTGACGTTTTAAAGGGCGAATAG
- a CDS encoding phosphoribosylanthranilate isomerase, which yields MKIKVCGLRDPNNLKEIAALHPDFIGFIFYDQSPRFVGEELDEEVVKSLPRSIRKVGVFVNASPDTILRTVKKYDFQYVQLHGNETPDYCRSLRNRGINIIKAFRVDSSFNFSMLNNYKAQCDFFLFDAKGDQPGGNGITFDWTILSRYDNEKPFFISGGIGLDNLNQLDTLKGMKLYGVDVNSQVEIAPGIKDVAKVKELIDRVRPVEEEETV from the coding sequence ATGAAAATCAAAGTGTGCGGTCTGCGCGACCCAAACAACCTGAAAGAAATTGCCGCTTTACACCCTGATTTTATCGGATTTATCTTTTACGATCAATCCCCCCGTTTTGTCGGAGAAGAGTTAGACGAAGAAGTGGTCAAATCGCTGCCTCGCAGCATACGAAAGGTAGGTGTGTTTGTCAACGCCAGCCCGGACACCATTCTGCGGACGGTGAAGAAGTATGATTTTCAGTATGTGCAGTTGCATGGCAACGAAACACCCGACTATTGCCGAAGTCTACGAAATCGGGGTATCAATATCATCAAAGCGTTCCGGGTCGACTCGTCGTTCAACTTTTCGATGCTGAACAACTACAAGGCCCAATGCGACTTTTTTCTGTTCGATGCTAAAGGCGACCAACCCGGTGGCAATGGAATCACTTTCGACTGGACTATTTTGAGCCGATACGACAACGAAAAGCCCTTTTTTATCAGTGGTGGGATTGGGTTAGATAACCTCAACCAGTTGGACACGTTGAAAGGCATGAAGCTGTACGGCGTAGATGTGAACAGCCAGGTAGAGATCGCACCGGGTATCAAGGATGTTGCCAAAGTAAAAGAACTGATCGACCGTGTACGGCCTGTAGAGGAAGAGGAAACGGTGTAA